One Microbacterium keratanolyticum DNA window includes the following coding sequences:
- a CDS encoding CDP-glycerol glycerophosphotransferase family protein, with the protein MASFSFRTGNAGKLLRLPLFVAGRLATLLIPRGRRWVFGCGAGIGDGALALWRHVQAEGHEMVWLTGSAREEADAAALGIPTLPKHSVRGWWATTRAGVIVITHGFGDVNRYAISGAFVVQLWHGIPLKRLGLDSPVTVQSSFLSGFAPLRWLLSALYRGAAQRIRILPAASDRSRARLESAFGLGVHQVLVTGEPRVDVLSAGDAQTRRAAAITRRNAAVGPLPESARVVLYAPTWRDGAADPAVPSPAEWEAIGEVLESQNAVLLIRSHPMGEGDYTPPADMPRVRMLGASVVTDVTPLLPAVDLLITDYSSLAYDVGLLAMPVIYFAPDAEDYARLRGFYGRYAEIAGPDFARDWATTLDQVRRTLADETAFTERAQESSTLSAEMHAFRDGENTARVYRAIRARGVPAAKGSA; encoded by the coding sequence GTGGCGTCGTTCTCTTTTCGCACAGGCAACGCGGGCAAGCTGCTGCGCCTGCCCCTCTTCGTCGCCGGGCGACTGGCCACCCTTCTGATCCCGCGCGGTCGCCGATGGGTCTTCGGCTGCGGCGCCGGCATCGGCGACGGCGCACTCGCCCTCTGGCGGCATGTCCAGGCGGAGGGCCACGAGATGGTCTGGCTGACCGGATCCGCCCGTGAAGAGGCGGATGCTGCCGCTCTGGGCATCCCGACGCTGCCGAAGCACAGCGTGCGCGGCTGGTGGGCGACCACCCGCGCGGGCGTCATCGTGATCACGCACGGCTTCGGCGATGTCAACCGCTACGCCATCTCCGGCGCCTTCGTCGTGCAGCTCTGGCACGGGATTCCCCTGAAACGTCTCGGATTGGACTCGCCCGTGACGGTGCAGAGTTCCTTCCTGTCGGGGTTCGCACCGCTGCGGTGGCTGCTGTCGGCCCTCTACCGAGGTGCGGCGCAGCGCATCCGCATCCTGCCTGCGGCATCGGACCGGTCTCGTGCCCGCCTGGAGTCCGCCTTCGGGCTCGGCGTGCATCAGGTGCTGGTGACCGGCGAGCCGCGCGTCGACGTGCTGTCGGCGGGCGACGCACAGACGCGGCGGGCCGCTGCGATTACCCGGAGGAATGCGGCAGTCGGGCCGTTGCCCGAAAGCGCGCGCGTCGTGCTGTACGCCCCGACCTGGCGTGACGGTGCCGCGGACCCCGCCGTTCCCAGCCCCGCCGAGTGGGAGGCGATCGGCGAGGTCCTCGAATCGCAGAACGCGGTTCTGCTCATCCGGTCGCACCCGATGGGCGAGGGCGATTACACGCCGCCGGCCGACATGCCGCGGGTGCGCATGCTCGGCGCATCCGTCGTCACCGATGTCACTCCGCTGCTCCCCGCCGTCGACCTGCTCATCACCGACTACTCCTCGCTCGCCTACGATGTCGGACTCCTCGCGATGCCCGTCATCTACTTCGCCCCGGACGCGGAGGACTATGCGCGCCTGCGGGGCTTCTACGGACGCTACGCGGAGATCGCCGGCCCTGATTTCGCACGGGACTGGGCCACGACCCTCGATCAGGTGCGACGCACCCTCGCCGACGAGACCGCGTTCACCGAACGAGCCCAGGAATCCAGTACTCTGAGCGCCGAGATGCACGCGTTCCGCGACGGTGAGAACACCGCGCGGGTGTATCGGGCAATCCGCGCACGCGGGGTCCCCGCAGCGAAGGGTTCAGCATGA
- a CDS encoding CDP-glycerol glycerophosphotransferase family protein: MISVRIDEQKETLVVAGEGAKPVSAVLQGARACVEARLTGGGTTWKATFPLRLARWGGQALPLPSGHYTLIVDGQDLSALTLPMTLLPILRAAVSGTDVEIGPPLDPVHSTPEGQATLEGRYAAQSGGTENAVFFESFYGRSTGCNPGAIDRELAVRAPGVTRYWSVTDLSVAVPDGAIAVVEGSPEWWRARGAARLLVVNDWLRRRFVRKQGQRVIQTWHGTPLKRLALHRPGFDPRRMLAVFRESRRWDVLLAQNPYAERVLRKAYAFLNRPIWVDGYPRNDVLTTGDSSAVRARLGIAPDETVLLYAPTWRDDRAEMVDFVDPESLAQQADAVVLVRGHSRTITYGRDQSGARVIDVTGYPDTAELMLAADALITDYSSVMFDFSVTGKPMYFLVPDLEHYRGELRGFYFDLGERAPGPLVRSQAELLEALQDAGAIARYAERYVAWQEQFNGRDDGAASARVVSRILDLGFVQV; encoded by the coding sequence ATGATCAGCGTTCGGATCGACGAGCAGAAAGAGACGCTCGTCGTCGCGGGTGAGGGGGCGAAGCCGGTCTCTGCCGTCCTGCAGGGGGCGCGCGCCTGTGTCGAGGCCCGTCTCACCGGTGGGGGAACCACCTGGAAGGCGACCTTTCCTCTGCGGCTGGCCCGCTGGGGTGGTCAGGCGCTGCCGCTGCCCAGCGGTCACTACACGCTCATCGTCGACGGGCAGGATCTCTCCGCGCTGACGCTGCCGATGACGCTCCTGCCGATTCTGCGGGCGGCCGTCAGCGGGACGGACGTCGAGATCGGCCCGCCGTTGGATCCGGTGCACAGCACACCGGAAGGTCAGGCCACGCTCGAGGGTCGCTACGCCGCGCAGTCGGGCGGGACCGAGAACGCGGTGTTCTTCGAGAGCTTCTATGGCCGCAGCACCGGATGTAACCCGGGCGCGATCGACCGCGAGCTCGCGGTGCGGGCACCCGGCGTGACCCGCTACTGGAGCGTGACCGACCTCTCCGTGGCCGTTCCTGACGGCGCGATCGCGGTCGTCGAGGGCTCGCCGGAGTGGTGGCGCGCTCGCGGCGCTGCACGTCTGCTGGTCGTCAACGACTGGCTGCGTCGGCGCTTCGTGCGCAAGCAGGGGCAGCGCGTGATCCAGACCTGGCACGGCACACCGCTGAAGCGCCTCGCCCTGCACCGGCCGGGATTCGATCCGCGTCGCATGCTCGCCGTCTTCCGAGAGTCTCGCCGCTGGGATGTGCTGCTCGCGCAGAACCCCTACGCCGAGCGGGTGCTGCGCAAGGCCTACGCGTTCCTGAACCGCCCGATCTGGGTCGACGGATACCCGCGCAACGACGTGCTGACGACGGGCGATTCCTCGGCCGTCCGTGCGCGCCTCGGCATCGCGCCGGACGAGACCGTGCTGCTGTACGCACCGACCTGGCGCGACGACCGCGCCGAGATGGTGGACTTCGTCGATCCGGAGTCTCTCGCTCAGCAGGCGGATGCGGTCGTGCTCGTGCGCGGACACTCGCGCACGATCACGTACGGTCGGGATCAGTCCGGCGCCCGCGTGATCGACGTGACCGGATATCCGGATACTGCGGAGCTCATGCTCGCGGCCGATGCGCTCATCACCGACTATTCCTCGGTCATGTTCGACTTCAGCGTCACGGGAAAGCCCATGTACTTCCTCGTGCCGGACCTCGAGCACTATCGCGGCGAGCTGCGAGGGTTCTACTTCGATCTCGGCGAACGCGCCCCTGGGCCCCTCGTGCGGTCGCAGGCGGAGCTGCTGGAGGCGCTCCAGGACGCGGGGGCCATCGCGCGCTATGCGGAGCGCTACGTGGCCTGGCAGGAGCAGTTCAACGGTCGTGACGATGGTGCGGCATCCGCACGAGTGGTCTCCCGGATCCTCGATCTCGGGTTCGTCCAGGTCTGA
- a CDS encoding glycosyltransferase family 2 protein — translation MTANDRARETAAIGPGVSFVMPVLNERAYLEHAVASVLAQDLDEPAELVLALGPSSDGTTELAERIAAADPRVSIVHNPAAHIPVGLNAAIRASSYPTIVRVDAHSELSPGYARRAIATLRRTGAANVGGIMRADGRTPFQAAVARAYNSPAGLGGGAYHVGAGEGEAESAYLGVMRRDVLDAVGLFDESVRRGEDWELNLRIRQAGHLVWFDPELAVTYWPRESWIRLARQFRATGAWRGELVRRYGRRNGIRFFAPPALALNVALALVVGVLQLTGVLSGLASLIASAVYLPLVAYALLVIVMALLPAKPSDPPRSIRERLWTLAVLPTMHLAWGLGFLTGVVRGAGDTVDASRLGTQNTPLP, via the coding sequence GTGACAGCGAACGACCGCGCCCGCGAGACAGCAGCCATCGGCCCTGGTGTCTCCTTCGTGATGCCCGTGCTCAACGAGCGCGCCTATCTCGAGCACGCCGTCGCGTCTGTGCTCGCCCAGGACCTCGATGAGCCGGCCGAGCTCGTGCTCGCACTCGGTCCGTCGTCCGACGGCACGACCGAGTTGGCCGAGCGCATCGCCGCCGCCGACCCGCGTGTGTCGATCGTGCACAATCCGGCGGCGCACATCCCGGTCGGTCTCAATGCAGCCATCCGCGCGAGCTCCTACCCCACGATCGTGCGCGTCGACGCGCACTCCGAACTCTCCCCCGGCTATGCGCGCCGGGCGATCGCGACGCTGCGGCGCACCGGCGCGGCGAACGTCGGTGGCATCATGCGCGCGGACGGCCGCACGCCCTTCCAGGCGGCCGTGGCACGCGCCTACAACTCCCCCGCGGGCTTGGGCGGCGGAGCGTACCACGTGGGTGCGGGCGAAGGCGAGGCCGAGTCCGCCTACCTCGGCGTCATGCGTCGTGACGTCCTGGATGCCGTCGGTCTGTTCGACGAGAGTGTGCGCCGAGGCGAGGACTGGGAACTCAATCTTCGGATCCGCCAGGCGGGTCACCTCGTGTGGTTCGATCCCGAACTCGCCGTGACGTACTGGCCACGCGAGAGCTGGATTCGCCTGGCGCGCCAGTTCCGTGCCACCGGCGCCTGGCGCGGCGAGCTCGTTCGACGGTACGGCCGACGCAACGGCATCCGGTTCTTCGCGCCCCCTGCGCTGGCGCTCAACGTCGCGCTCGCACTCGTCGTCGGCGTGCTGCAGCTGACCGGCGTGCTCAGCGGTCTCGCCTCGCTCATCGCGTCTGCCGTCTATCTCCCGCTCGTGGCGTACGCGCTGCTCGTCATCGTCATGGCGCTGCTGCCTGCGAAGCCGTCGGATCCGCCGCGCAGCATCCGCGAACGCCTGTGGACGCTCGCAGTTCTCCCCACGATGCACCTCGCGTGGGGCCTGGGATTTCTCACCGGTGTCGTGCGCGGCGCGGGTGACACCGTGGATGCCTCCCGCCTGGGCACACAGAACACTCCGTTGCCCTAG
- a CDS encoding CDP-glycerol glycerophosphotransferase family protein, which yields MGVVSDAQKSYRLLRRALASRSAVQSVRRTLAAREPHPRKHFKIAVYFADGAVNMYQMRQWYRPLAELAKRWPVVVISRAATGAQAMLGEDAPPVAFVPTVRDMERFIAQQDIRIVLYVNQNTRNFQMFRYGRRWHVFINHGESDKMYMTTNQYKAYDYALVAGQAARDRLSRVLWDYDIDRRTIEIGRPQADHYSGTLPYTPDERTVVLYAPTWEGDRPSAHYGSIASHGETLVSALLATGEHRVIYRPHPRSGVVDSEYGAANQRIIAAIAAANAADPAAHHVFDDGPELGWQLAAADVAIVDISAMVYDRLAAGKPLLITRPVDERASVDESGYLSSCEWLFAHAAPKIVSEVARVQGDDDATARLRTWVQHYFGDTTPGVATEKFHAAIETLMERWDVEHERHLRDLASEDESDDQDDDEMSL from the coding sequence ATGGGTGTTGTGTCAGATGCGCAGAAGTCGTATCGCCTGCTTCGTCGTGCGTTGGCCTCTCGATCCGCCGTGCAGAGTGTGCGTCGTACGCTCGCCGCACGGGAGCCGCACCCGCGCAAGCACTTCAAGATCGCGGTGTACTTCGCGGACGGCGCCGTGAACATGTATCAGATGCGTCAGTGGTACCGGCCCCTCGCCGAACTCGCGAAGCGCTGGCCGGTCGTGGTGATCTCCCGCGCCGCGACAGGGGCGCAGGCCATGCTCGGGGAAGACGCTCCGCCCGTGGCGTTCGTGCCGACGGTGCGTGACATGGAGCGCTTCATCGCGCAGCAGGACATCCGCATCGTGCTGTACGTGAACCAGAACACCCGCAACTTCCAGATGTTCCGCTACGGGCGCCGCTGGCACGTTTTCATCAACCACGGCGAGTCCGACAAGATGTACATGACCACGAACCAGTACAAGGCGTACGACTACGCACTGGTGGCCGGGCAGGCCGCGCGAGACCGCCTCTCCCGCGTGCTCTGGGACTACGACATCGATCGACGCACGATCGAGATCGGCCGTCCGCAGGCCGACCACTACTCGGGCACGCTGCCGTACACGCCGGACGAGCGCACGGTCGTCCTGTACGCGCCCACCTGGGAAGGCGACCGCCCCTCGGCGCACTACGGCTCGATCGCGAGCCACGGGGAAACCCTCGTCTCGGCGCTCCTCGCCACGGGCGAGCATCGCGTGATCTACCGGCCGCACCCCCGCAGCGGCGTCGTCGACAGTGAGTACGGCGCCGCGAATCAGCGCATCATCGCCGCGATCGCCGCCGCGAACGCGGCGGATCCTGCCGCGCACCACGTCTTCGATGACGGTCCGGAGCTCGGTTGGCAGCTCGCGGCGGCGGATGTCGCGATCGTCGACATCTCTGCGATGGTCTACGACCGTCTCGCCGCGGGCAAGCCGCTGCTGATCACGCGACCTGTGGATGAGCGCGCCTCCGTCGACGAGAGCGGTTACCTGTCGTCGTGCGAGTGGCTGTTCGCACACGCGGCACCGAAGATCGTCTCCGAGGTCGCGCGTGTGCAGGGCGACGACGACGCGACCGCACGCCTGCGGACGTGGGTGCAGCATTACTTCGGTGACACGACGCCGGGCGTCGCGACGGAGAAGTTCCATGCGGCGATCGAGACGCTTATGGAGCGCTGGGACGTGGAACACGAGCGGCACCTGCGCGACCTCGCCTCCGAGGACGAGAGCGACGACCAGGACGACGACGAGATGAGTCTCTGA
- a CDS encoding sugar porter family MFS transporter encodes MHLTTSPKTSRLAIIVGIAAATVGVIYGYDSSNIGGAMLYIAAEFSLTVEQQQLVTTTVVVGEIVGALAGGTIANRFGRKPTMVAVAVTFTLFSLLCGLAPSLVVLIIARFLLGLTIGVSVVVVPVFVAESAPTHARGAFLVMYQVATVSGIILGYLAAMALAPSESWRWMLALAAIPGIIVTLLLLRLPDTARWYVMKGRPDDARRTLERIEGTNVDVDKELESITASFRTGRKGGWRDLVRGPYLRATIFVVGLGFFVQITGINAIVYYSPRIFEAMGFTEDTVKLGLSALVQFASLIAVVIALLVIDRMGRRPVLLTGIGIMVLANALLVTVFLIGGGEFAGVLTALGFAGLVLFTAGFAFGFGSLVWVYAGEAMPAHLRSIGASVMLTSNLIANVIVGGVFLTLLTQLGGSGTFIVFGILAVAAFAFVFTLAPETKGRPLEDIETYWQNGGRWEPIER; translated from the coding sequence ATGCATCTCACCACCTCCCCGAAGACCAGCCGTCTGGCGATCATCGTCGGCATCGCCGCAGCCACCGTCGGAGTGATCTACGGCTACGACTCCTCGAACATCGGCGGTGCGATGCTCTACATCGCCGCCGAGTTCTCCCTCACGGTCGAGCAGCAGCAGCTCGTGACGACGACGGTCGTCGTCGGTGAGATCGTCGGAGCGCTGGCCGGTGGCACGATCGCCAACCGCTTCGGCCGCAAACCCACGATGGTCGCCGTCGCCGTGACCTTCACGCTCTTCTCGCTGCTCTGCGGCCTGGCGCCCTCGCTCGTCGTTCTGATCATCGCGCGCTTCCTGCTCGGCCTCACAATCGGCGTATCGGTGGTGGTCGTGCCGGTCTTCGTCGCCGAGTCTGCTCCGACGCACGCGCGCGGGGCCTTCCTGGTGATGTACCAGGTCGCAACGGTCTCGGGCATCATCCTCGGCTACCTCGCCGCCATGGCGCTGGCGCCGAGCGAGAGCTGGCGATGGATGCTCGCGCTCGCGGCGATTCCCGGAATCATCGTCACGCTGCTGCTGCTGAGGCTGCCCGACACCGCGCGCTGGTACGTCATGAAGGGGCGTCCCGATGACGCGCGACGCACCCTCGAGCGCATCGAAGGCACGAACGTCGACGTCGACAAGGAACTGGAATCGATCACGGCGAGCTTCCGCACGGGTCGAAAGGGCGGGTGGCGTGACCTGGTGCGCGGGCCCTACCTGCGCGCGACGATCTTCGTCGTGGGCCTGGGCTTCTTCGTGCAGATCACCGGCATCAACGCGATCGTGTACTACAGCCCCCGCATCTTCGAAGCGATGGGCTTCACCGAGGACACTGTGAAGCTCGGTCTGTCCGCGCTGGTGCAGTTCGCAAGCCTTATCGCCGTGGTCATCGCACTGCTGGTGATCGATCGGATGGGTCGGCGCCCAGTGCTTCTGACCGGTATCGGGATCATGGTGCTCGCGAACGCGCTTCTCGTCACGGTGTTCCTCATCGGCGGCGGGGAGTTCGCCGGCGTGCTCACCGCGCTGGGCTTCGCGGGGCTCGTCCTCTTCACGGCCGGTTTCGCATTCGGCTTCGGCTCGCTCGTCTGGGTCTACGCCGGCGAGGCGATGCCTGCGCATCTGCGTTCGATCGGCGCAAGCGTCATGCTCACCTCGAACCTCATCGCGAACGTGATCGTCGGTGGGGTCTTCCTCACGCTGCTCACCCAGCTGGGCGGCAGCGGCACGTTCATCGTCTTCGGTATCCTTGCCGTCGCGGCATTCGCCTTCGTATTCACCCTCGCGCCCGAGACCAAGGGACGCCCGCTCGAAGACATCGAGACGTACTGGCAGAACGGCGGCCGATGGGAGCCGATCGAGCGCTGA
- a CDS encoding phosphocholine cytidylyltransferase family protein, with protein MTLQTVILAAGMGSRLGRALPKPLTELNDGRSIMQQQHDNIRAAFGSDARITTVVGYRAETIIEAFPRVNYVHNERYDQTNTSKSLLRALAATGKSGVLWMNGDVVFDPRILGRAIAYIERDQSFVTVNTAKVSDEEVKYTVTAEGFIDKLSKVVKGGIGEAVGINYISSADKQAFMRQLQRVDDQDYFERGLELAIAENGLLLEPMDISDLYAVEVDFAEDLERANLFV; from the coding sequence GTGACTCTTCAGACCGTAATTCTCGCCGCTGGCATGGGCTCGCGCCTCGGTCGCGCCCTCCCCAAGCCGCTGACCGAGCTCAATGACGGCCGCAGCATCATGCAGCAGCAGCACGACAACATCCGTGCCGCCTTCGGATCAGACGCCCGCATCACGACGGTCGTCGGATACCGGGCCGAGACCATCATCGAGGCGTTCCCGCGCGTCAACTACGTGCACAACGAGCGCTACGACCAGACCAACACCTCCAAGAGCCTGCTGCGCGCCCTCGCCGCGACCGGCAAGTCGGGTGTGCTGTGGATGAACGGCGACGTCGTCTTCGACCCGCGCATCCTCGGCCGCGCGATCGCCTATATCGAGCGCGACCAGTCCTTCGTGACCGTCAACACCGCGAAGGTCAGCGACGAAGAGGTCAAGTACACCGTCACGGCCGAGGGCTTCATCGACAAGCTCTCGAAGGTCGTCAAGGGCGGCATCGGCGAGGCTGTCGGCATCAACTACATCTCCTCCGCCGACAAGCAGGCGTTCATGCGTCAGCTGCAGCGCGTCGACGACCAGGACTACTTCGAACGCGGTCTTGAGCTCGCGATCGCCGAGAACGGTCTGCTGCTCGAGCCCATGGACATCTCCGACCTCTACGCCGTCGAGGTGGACTTCGCCGAAGACCTCGAGCGCGCCAACCTCTTCGTCTGA